A genome region from Gardnerella vaginalis includes the following:
- a CDS encoding primosomal protein N' gives MLEQPSLDGLARKPRRRKKSDSIQSQADNRPIAHIVLDVQASHLGKTFDYIVSKDQDDYAKPGCMVRVKFGARRVNGIIWGRSESSTTPISSLKFIEKIIPIGEVVSKSFMEDIASIANAYGGTRANIIRLALPRRIAGVDKENLLDDIHLSKRVKWINELQKNFRSNNTCEISQYDGSENLRKTTDARMIASYQNANLLKQSLEDVQKPYYFHHENSSLSNNYKNNCKAFLIDALPGSMRWSQDLAWIIVTAIRAGRQVAVVLPTIREVNDVMRSLMVYGLKPYKKSQNPSGSLSGDVARLCAYDSPADRYRAWRAIEKGIVPCVLGTRSAMYAPVESQALFVIVEDSAYQYADGMMPYAQARGVMRLRAQNHNGVFITMSFARSVISQDELKGKNLAAKVSGPLIEIKPFNTIVNNACPWVRLLNSDNLNKINDPSAGSRIPYTALASIRQTLDANMPVLLVTAQDDTVQRAACKKCHSMARCKRCTGPLDLPIDGSAPKCAWCGSAAIGWKCSNCSSGSNFIEAIRVGVNFTAKEIFKIFKDVPIIISSAKQKSGVIEWIDQKPMIVICTLGAEPRVLSSSKDSCGEYGLVAILDAWTSLYNTGLDSRIDTLNAWMKAASMCASKNRGGSVLILGETYDILAKSLEEWDSSLLSKQELQERSEALLPPTVCVARIWGFRQAVIDTLNAIGAMSVDVSEDITKVASKNGDLDSSSNLPMLKVETKNSDSNDDSDESEYLPPLLGIVPMKPPSTLHEQNSQRFEELNDRVKAVVRVPLEYRDELVSRLKKECAKHFAMRKNGELKFSVDPKDL, from the coding sequence ATGCTTGAGCAGCCTTCACTTGATGGTTTAGCGCGCAAACCACGTAGGCGTAAGAAGAGTGATTCAATACAGAGTCAAGCTGATAATCGCCCTATTGCTCATATTGTGCTGGATGTTCAAGCATCTCATCTCGGTAAAACTTTTGATTACATTGTTAGCAAAGATCAGGATGATTACGCTAAGCCAGGGTGTATGGTCCGTGTCAAATTTGGTGCTAGACGCGTAAATGGAATTATTTGGGGTAGGAGTGAATCAAGCACAACACCAATATCTTCATTAAAGTTTATTGAAAAAATTATTCCAATAGGAGAAGTAGTTTCTAAATCTTTTATGGAAGATATTGCTTCAATAGCTAATGCTTATGGCGGAACAAGAGCTAATATTATTAGGCTTGCTTTACCTAGAAGAATTGCTGGTGTAGATAAAGAAAATTTGCTGGACGATATTCATTTATCTAAAAGAGTAAAGTGGATTAACGAATTACAAAAAAATTTTAGGTCTAACAATACTTGTGAAATATCTCAATACGATGGAAGTGAGAATCTTAGAAAAACAACAGATGCTCGTATGATTGCATCCTACCAGAATGCGAATCTTCTTAAGCAATCCTTAGAGGATGTTCAGAAACCGTATTATTTTCATCATGAAAATAGTTCACTTTCGAATAATTATAAAAATAATTGCAAAGCTTTTCTTATAGATGCTTTACCAGGATCAATGAGATGGTCTCAGGATTTAGCGTGGATTATTGTAACTGCAATAAGAGCGGGTCGCCAAGTTGCTGTTGTTCTTCCTACAATTCGCGAAGTAAACGATGTTATGCGCTCCCTCATGGTTTATGGTCTTAAACCTTATAAAAAATCGCAGAATCCAAGTGGAAGTTTAAGTGGGGATGTTGCTCGTCTTTGTGCATATGATTCTCCAGCAGACAGGTATAGAGCGTGGAGAGCTATAGAAAAAGGAATTGTTCCATGTGTTTTAGGAACAAGATCTGCAATGTATGCTCCTGTTGAATCGCAAGCACTTTTTGTGATTGTAGAAGATAGCGCATATCAGTACGCAGATGGTATGATGCCCTATGCTCAAGCTAGAGGCGTTATGCGATTACGTGCACAAAATCATAATGGTGTTTTCATAACAATGTCTTTTGCTAGAAGCGTGATAAGTCAAGACGAATTAAAAGGAAAAAATCTTGCTGCAAAAGTAAGTGGACCTTTAATTGAAATTAAGCCATTTAATACTATTGTGAATAATGCCTGCCCATGGGTTCGTCTACTTAATTCTGATAACCTTAATAAGATAAATGATCCGAGTGCAGGATCTAGAATACCGTATACTGCATTAGCGTCGATTAGACAAACTTTAGACGCAAATATGCCTGTTTTACTTGTTACAGCACAAGACGATACTGTTCAGCGTGCTGCATGTAAAAAATGCCACAGTATGGCTCGTTGTAAGCGCTGTACAGGTCCTCTTGACTTACCTATAGATGGTTCTGCTCCTAAATGCGCATGGTGTGGAAGTGCTGCGATTGGATGGAAGTGCTCGAATTGTTCTAGTGGATCTAACTTTATCGAGGCTATTCGTGTTGGAGTTAATTTTACTGCCAAGGAAATATTTAAGATTTTTAAGGATGTTCCAATTATTATATCTTCTGCGAAGCAGAAAAGTGGTGTTATAGAGTGGATTGATCAGAAGCCGATGATTGTCATTTGTACTTTAGGAGCAGAACCTCGAGTTTTAAGCTCATCTAAAGATTCTTGCGGAGAATATGGTCTTGTTGCGATTTTAGACGCGTGGACGAGTCTTTACAACACTGGTTTAGATTCTCGAATAGACACTTTGAATGCTTGGATGAAAGCAGCTTCAATGTGTGCGTCAAAAAACAGAGGTGGAAGCGTTCTTATTTTGGGTGAAACTTACGATATTCTCGCTAAATCTTTGGAAGAATGGGATTCATCACTTCTTTCTAAACAAGAGTTGCAAGAAAGAAGTGAAGCACTTCTTCCGCCAACTGTATGCGTCGCAAGAATATGGGGTTTTAGGCAGGCTGTAATAGATACGCTTAATGCTATAGGTGCAATGAGTGTAGATGTAAGCGAAGATATTACAAAAGTCGCAAGCAAAAATGGTGATTTAGATAGTTCTAGTAATCTTCCAATGTTAAAAGTTGAAACTAAAAATAGTGATTCTAACGATGATTCTGATGAATCCGAATATCTTCCTCCTTTACTTGGAATTGTTCCAATGAAGCCTCCTTCAACATTGCACGAGCAAAATTCTCAACGCTTTGAAGAGTTAAACGACAGAGTTAAAGCAGTTGTGAGAGTGCCGTTAGAGTATAGAGATGAATTAGTTAGTCGTTTGAAAAAAGAATGCGCAAAGCATTTTGCAATGCGGAAAAATGGCGAATTAAAATTTAGTGTGGATCCTAAGGATTTGTAA
- a CDS encoding shikimate dehydrogenase, with the protein MVEKCYNCAVLGNPISHSLSPVLHNAAYKALGLNNWHYGKEKVSEEDLKDFIANLDDSWKGLSLTMPLKKTIMSLGVACDYWSKTLGVANTAVFSKKPCLENPETIELCNTDVNGIVVALMRSLKSQILNAKSAVIIGSGNTASSAMAALIEIAQGSKLSKISVVARLQSDGKTVKGVSRFNDLVDKHNSDFPNSRRIEPSNLNLKNKRDYKPVCGIEFPTIDPEFIKISQDIEKCDKSHILESISSLDAIEAIANADIVISTVPAHVADGLALALCEYCQEKSIKHLGALLDVVYDPRPSQILKVWRKYGIGIGGEEMLLHQALDQVKLMTFEYRYASDDSSDDSCTNKHQSDKAPDYDYIRSCMEKALQEAL; encoded by the coding sequence ATGGTTGAAAAATGCTACAATTGCGCGGTTTTGGGGAATCCCATATCGCACTCTCTGTCTCCAGTCCTGCATAATGCTGCATATAAGGCATTGGGCTTAAATAATTGGCATTATGGTAAAGAAAAAGTTAGCGAGGAAGACTTAAAAGATTTTATTGCAAATCTTGACGATTCCTGGAAAGGCTTAAGCCTTACAATGCCACTTAAAAAAACAATTATGAGCCTAGGTGTAGCTTGCGACTATTGGTCTAAAACGCTTGGTGTTGCAAATACTGCTGTGTTTAGTAAAAAGCCATGCTTAGAAAATCCTGAGACGATTGAGCTTTGTAACACAGACGTAAATGGGATTGTTGTGGCATTAATGCGCTCTTTAAAATCTCAAATATTAAACGCTAAAAGTGCGGTTATTATTGGCAGCGGAAACACTGCGTCTTCTGCAATGGCAGCTTTAATAGAAATTGCTCAAGGCTCAAAATTGAGCAAAATTAGTGTTGTTGCAAGATTGCAAAGCGATGGTAAAACCGTTAAAGGCGTTAGTAGATTTAACGATTTAGTAGATAAACATAACTCGGATTTTCCAAATAGCAGAAGAATAGAGCCGTCTAACTTGAATCTTAAAAACAAACGCGATTACAAGCCTGTTTGCGGTATAGAATTCCCTACTATTGATCCTGAATTTATAAAAATATCGCAAGATATAGAAAAATGTGATAAATCTCACATTCTAGAATCTATTTCTTCATTGGATGCAATTGAAGCAATTGCAAACGCAGATATTGTTATAAGCACTGTTCCAGCTCATGTAGCAGACGGATTAGCGCTAGCTTTGTGTGAATATTGCCAAGAAAAGTCAATAAAACATTTAGGAGCTTTGCTAGACGTTGTATATGATCCTCGACCAAGCCAGATACTTAAAGTTTGGAGAAAATACGGCATTGGTATTGGCGGAGAAGAAATGCTTTTACACCAGGCATTAGATCAAGTAAAACTCATGACTTTTGAATATAGATATGCGAGTGATGATTCTAGTGATGATTCTTGCACAAACAAACACCAATCTGACAAGGCTCCAGATTACGATTACATAAGAAGTTGCATGGAAAAAGCATTGCAGGAGGCGTTATGA
- the rapZ gene encoding RNase adapter RapZ, translated as MRTENSEFSQVASDFEVMLITGMSGAGRSHAANALEDMGWYVIDNLPPKLLIPLVDMMTSSGSKVHKLAAVIDVRSRGYFDDLFAVLGHIDDLGVKTRILFLDASDSVLIKRYESVRRPHPLQRGGRLIDGILEERELLGHLKDCADIIIDTSNLSIHQLSTKLYEGLLGKGSSTVSVHIFSFGFKYGMPMDADFVADMRFLPNPFWVPELRDLTGKDKAVSDYVLKNPAAKEFLDSYEKALLTAIDGFAKEDKHYVTIAVGCTGGQHRSVAISIELARRLKLRGLQVTVSAREMRSRT; from the coding sequence ATGAGAACTGAAAATAGTGAATTCTCGCAGGTGGCAAGCGATTTTGAAGTAATGCTCATTACTGGCATGAGCGGCGCTGGCAGATCTCATGCAGCAAATGCTTTGGAAGACATGGGCTGGTATGTTATTGATAATCTTCCTCCAAAGCTACTTATTCCTCTTGTAGACATGATGACATCTTCTGGATCTAAAGTTCATAAGCTTGCAGCAGTTATTGACGTAAGATCACGCGGGTATTTTGATGATTTATTTGCTGTTTTGGGTCATATAGATGATTTAGGCGTAAAAACTCGAATACTATTTTTAGATGCATCTGATTCTGTGCTTATTAAAAGATATGAGTCAGTGCGCAGACCACATCCTTTGCAGCGCGGAGGAAGACTTATAGATGGTATTTTGGAAGAGCGTGAGCTTTTAGGCCATCTTAAAGATTGCGCGGATATTATTATCGATACTTCAAATCTTAGTATTCATCAGCTTTCCACTAAACTTTATGAAGGGTTGCTTGGAAAAGGATCTTCTACAGTATCTGTTCACATTTTTAGTTTTGGGTTCAAGTACGGAATGCCGATGGATGCCGATTTTGTGGCAGATATGCGATTTTTGCCCAATCCATTTTGGGTTCCAGAGCTTAGAGATTTAACAGGAAAAGATAAAGCAGTTAGCGATTATGTTCTTAAAAATCCAGCGGCAAAAGAATTCTTAGACTCTTACGAAAAAGCTCTTCTTACTGCAATCGATGGTTTTGCAAAAGAAGATAAGCATTATGTAACAATTGCTGTTGGATGCACTGGGGGTCAGCATAGGTCTGTAGCTATTAGCATAGAGCTTGCAAGACGACTAAAATTAAGAGGATTGCAGGTTACAGTATCTGCTAGAGAGATGAGATCTAGAACATGA
- the whiA gene encoding DNA-binding protein WhiA produces the protein MALLDDVKNELVANNSELPAVVMAQAAAMMRFGGGLRPVNNQAVIRAQFDSLSAAQWLVDTLVTCFQREATISQTTRQTPTGVVTRYDVLVERGAAALALQSGLLDRRMHIVAGLAPEIVGGSIAQVKAAWRGAFLAHGAISDPGKASYLEIVCPTHEAATALQAMAARLGVGAKARKVKSSERVTLRDSDAIERMLILIGAPRSAREWTGKRSDGEARGKANRLANFDDANMRRSAKAAAEACEKVRHAFDILGDDIPENLLMAGKLRLQHSDASLEELGHLADPPITKDAVAGRIRRLLQLCAKVEKSRM, from the coding sequence TTGGCTCTTCTTGACGACGTAAAGAACGAACTCGTCGCAAATAATAGTGAGCTACCAGCGGTTGTTATGGCTCAGGCAGCAGCAATGATGCGTTTTGGTGGCGGCTTAAGGCCAGTTAATAATCAGGCTGTGATTCGTGCACAGTTTGATTCTCTAAGCGCAGCGCAATGGCTTGTAGATACGCTTGTGACGTGTTTCCAAAGAGAAGCAACGATTTCTCAAACTACTCGTCAGACTCCTACAGGTGTTGTTACTCGTTACGATGTTCTTGTGGAGCGAGGTGCTGCAGCTTTGGCTCTACAATCAGGTTTGTTGGACCGTCGTATGCATATCGTTGCTGGTCTTGCCCCTGAAATTGTTGGTGGAAGTATTGCGCAGGTTAAAGCTGCGTGGAGAGGTGCTTTCTTAGCTCATGGGGCTATATCCGATCCTGGAAAGGCAAGCTATTTAGAGATTGTTTGCCCAACTCATGAGGCTGCTACGGCGTTGCAAGCAATGGCAGCACGACTTGGAGTTGGTGCAAAGGCGCGCAAAGTTAAAAGCTCTGAGCGTGTTACTTTGAGAGATTCTGACGCTATTGAGCGCATGCTGATTTTGATTGGAGCTCCTCGTTCTGCTCGAGAATGGACTGGTAAGCGTTCTGATGGTGAAGCAAGAGGAAAAGCTAATCGACTGGCAAACTTTGATGATGCTAACATGCGCAGAAGTGCTAAAGCTGCAGCGGAAGCATGTGAGAAAGTTCGTCACGCTTTTGATATTCTTGGAGACGATATTCCAGAGAATCTTTTAATGGCGGGAAAGTTGCGATTGCAGCATAGTGATGCAAGTCTAGAAGAACTTGGTCATTTAGCGGATCCTCCGATTACAAAAGATGCTGTTGCTGGTCGTATTCGTAGGCTTTTGCAGCTTTGTGCTAAAGTAGAAAAGTCGCGAATGTAA
- a CDS encoding phosphoglycerate kinase, translating to MKTLKDLGDLSGKRVLVRADFNVPLKGTTITDDGRIKAALPTIKALREQGAKVILMAHLGRPKGQVVPELSLAPVAARLGELLGVNVVLAADTYGEDAQAKVAAMNNGDVVLLENVRFNAEETSKDASERAEYAKKIAALGEVFVSDGFGVVHRAQGSNYDVAADLPAAAGLLVEKEVKALSRATENPERPLTVVLGGSKVSDKLGVIENLLSKADRLVIGGGMVFTFLKALGHEVGTSLLEEDQLEKVKGYIETAKKNGVELVLPTDIVVNAGFPAGDTPVAPEVVPADAIPADKMGLDIGPDSQKLFHDKIVDSKTVVWNGPMGVFEVPEFAAGTRAVAQGLVDATKNGTFTIVGGGDSASAVRNLGFPEDGFSHISTGGGASLEFLEGKTLPGLSVLE from the coding sequence ATGAAGACACTTAAAGATTTGGGAGATTTGAGCGGCAAGCGCGTACTCGTTCGTGCTGATTTTAATGTTCCTCTCAAGGGCACGACTATCACAGACGATGGTCGCATTAAGGCTGCTTTGCCAACGATTAAAGCTTTGCGTGAGCAGGGTGCCAAGGTTATTTTAATGGCCCATCTTGGACGTCCAAAGGGTCAGGTTGTTCCAGAGCTTTCTTTGGCTCCAGTAGCGGCTCGCTTAGGTGAACTTCTTGGTGTTAATGTTGTTTTGGCTGCAGATACTTATGGTGAAGATGCTCAGGCTAAGGTAGCTGCCATGAATAATGGCGACGTTGTTTTGCTTGAAAACGTTCGTTTCAACGCTGAAGAAACCAGTAAGGATGCGTCCGAACGCGCTGAATATGCTAAGAAGATTGCTGCTCTTGGAGAAGTTTTCGTTTCCGACGGTTTCGGTGTTGTTCACCGCGCCCAGGGTTCAAATTACGATGTTGCTGCCGATCTTCCAGCTGCTGCTGGCTTGCTTGTTGAGAAGGAAGTTAAGGCTCTTTCTCGCGCAACCGAAAATCCAGAGCGTCCTTTGACAGTAGTTCTTGGTGGATCTAAGGTTTCCGACAAGCTTGGCGTTATTGAAAACTTGCTTTCTAAGGCTGATCGTCTTGTTATTGGCGGCGGTATGGTGTTCACTTTCTTGAAGGCTTTGGGTCACGAAGTTGGTACTTCTCTGCTTGAAGAGGATCAGCTCGAGAAAGTTAAGGGTTACATTGAAACCGCTAAGAAGAACGGCGTTGAGCTTGTTCTTCCAACCGATATTGTTGTTAACGCTGGCTTCCCAGCAGGAGACACTCCAGTTGCTCCAGAAGTAGTTCCAGCAGATGCTATTCCTGCAGACAAGATGGGCTTGGATATTGGTCCTGATTCTCAGAAGCTTTTCCACGACAAGATTGTTGATTCCAAGACTGTTGTTTGGAATGGACCAATGGGTGTGTTCGAGGTTCCAGAGTTTGCTGCTGGTACTCGCGCTGTAGCACAAGGTTTAGTTGATGCAACAAAGAATGGCACTTTCACTATCGTTGGTGGTGGCGATTCTGCTTCTGCAGTTCGTAACCTTGGCTTCCCTGAAGATGGATTCTCGCACATTTCTACTGGCGGTGGTGCTTCTCTCGAATTCTTAGAGGGTAAGACTCTTCCAGGTTTGAGTGTGCTTGAGTAA
- the tpiA gene encoding triose-phosphate isomerase has protein sequence MVVNRKPIVAGNWKMNFNHLEATHFIQKFWWRLCDSHFDCKKCDIALMPSFTSLRSVQVLVESDNLPILYGAQAVSVTAQGAFTGDVSADMLASLGCSMVIVGHSERRKYHPEDDANIVDQVRAVLAAGMQPILCVGESFEERKQGIELDFAVGQVHDVTRDLDSKQAERLIIAYEPVWAIGTGMVATAQSAQDAAKAIRDDLQETFGDTVSQKVRILYGGSVTSSNAASLICEPDVDGFLIGGASLDIEELATIVQLSSYKNRI, from the coding sequence ATGGTTGTCAATAGGAAACCGATAGTTGCAGGCAATTGGAAGATGAATTTTAATCACCTTGAAGCCACTCATTTTATTCAAAAATTCTGGTGGCGTCTATGTGATTCTCACTTCGATTGTAAAAAATGCGATATTGCTCTTATGCCATCGTTTACGTCCTTAAGAAGCGTGCAAGTATTAGTTGAGTCTGATAATCTTCCTATTCTTTATGGCGCGCAAGCAGTTTCCGTTACAGCTCAAGGCGCGTTTACTGGAGATGTTTCTGCAGATATGCTTGCAAGCTTGGGCTGCTCAATGGTGATTGTAGGTCATTCTGAGCGACGCAAGTATCATCCAGAAGATGATGCGAATATTGTTGACCAAGTGCGAGCTGTGCTTGCTGCTGGTATGCAACCTATTCTTTGCGTTGGTGAAAGTTTTGAAGAGCGCAAGCAGGGTATAGAGCTTGATTTTGCAGTTGGACAGGTTCACGACGTTACTCGCGATTTGGATTCTAAGCAGGCAGAGCGTTTGATTATTGCCTACGAACCAGTTTGGGCTATTGGAACTGGAATGGTCGCTACAGCACAGTCTGCTCAAGATGCTGCTAAGGCTATTAGGGATGATCTGCAGGAAACTTTCGGGGATACTGTATCACAGAAAGTTAGAATACTTTATGGCGGCTCTGTAACGTCTTCTAATGCAGCAAGTCTTATTTGTGAGCCAGACGTTGATGGATTTCTTATTGGTGGAGCTTCTTTAGACATTGAGGAATTGGCTACTATTGTTCAATTGTCGTCTTACAAAAATCGAATTTAA
- the secG gene encoding preprotein translocase subunit SecG yields MSAVKIVLQVLLVLTSILLTLLILMHKGKGGGLSDMFGGGLTKNAGSSGVAEKNLNRWTVIIALIWVAVIVALNLMTKFSLI; encoded by the coding sequence GTGTCCGCTGTGAAAATTGTTTTGCAAGTGTTGCTTGTGCTGACCAGCATTTTGTTGACATTGTTGATTTTGATGCACAAGGGCAAGGGCGGCGGTCTTTCCGATATGTTCGGCGGCGGTTTAACGAAGAACGCTGGTAGCTCTGGTGTTGCAGAAAAGAACTTGAATCGTTGGACTGTTATTATAGCGTTGATTTGGGTGGCTGTTATTGTTGCCTTGAACCTTATGACTAAGTTCTCACTTATCTAA
- a CDS encoding HAD hydrolase family protein: MLHFSPSLVVADLDGTMLHDANAFESRYLSQETVSASKRLSECGIQLAIITARPVGSAFDFIHDLNAQVCAYLNGALIDFDCAHSTIGELTSQRSLDTLTRFGFDSQHACSVCLRLLNEIPTLRIGIVMNDVRYTNFDVRMLWNEQDFIITDFSNVPSGIADKIIIVPRESEKEKLQSILPSDFSLHISEDVLWMLTNPLANKGHALNVICNRLNVKPSRTVVFGDDIIDIDMFRAGGYGVAVANSNPRLLAIADEVCDSNNNDGVANWLNSNLFTRL, encoded by the coding sequence ATGCTTCATTTTTCTCCTTCTCTTGTGGTAGCAGATCTTGATGGCACTATGCTTCATGATGCTAATGCTTTTGAAAGCAGATATTTAAGCCAAGAAACTGTTAGCGCTTCTAAGCGTTTGAGTGAATGTGGAATTCAGCTTGCGATTATTACTGCTCGACCTGTTGGAAGTGCTTTTGATTTTATTCACGATTTGAATGCTCAAGTTTGCGCGTACCTTAATGGTGCTCTTATTGATTTTGACTGTGCTCACAGCACGATAGGTGAGCTTACTTCGCAAAGAAGCCTTGATACTCTTACGCGTTTTGGATTTGATTCTCAACATGCTTGTAGTGTGTGTTTGCGCTTGCTTAATGAGATTCCTACGCTTCGCATTGGCATTGTTATGAACGATGTTCGTTACACTAATTTTGATGTTCGTATGCTTTGGAACGAGCAGGATTTTATTATTACCGATTTTTCTAATGTTCCAAGTGGCATTGCAGACAAGATTATTATTGTTCCTCGAGAGAGTGAGAAGGAAAAACTTCAGAGCATTCTTCCAAGTGACTTTTCGCTACATATTAGCGAAGATGTTTTGTGGATGCTTACGAATCCTCTTGCAAACAAGGGACATGCGCTGAACGTTATTTGCAATCGCTTAAATGTAAAGCCGAGCCGCACAGTTGTTTTTGGAGACGATATTATTGATATCGACATGTTCCGCGCAGGGGGATACGGTGTAGCGGTAGCGAATAGTAATCCTCGGTTGCTTGCGATTGCAGACGAGGTTTGTGATTCCAACAACAACGACGGCGTTGCCAACTGGCTTAATTCAAATCTTTTTACTAGATTGTAA
- a CDS encoding helix-turn-helix transcriptional regulator: MKNAISQLRKQHKITQEELANEVGVTRQTITSIETGKYIASLPLAFKIAKFFDTSIEEIFSIEEDD, translated from the coding sequence ATGAAAAATGCAATTTCTCAATTAAGAAAACAGCATAAAATAACTCAAGAAGAATTGGCAAATGAAGTTGGAGTTACAAGGCAGACCATAACTTCCATTGAAACTGGGAAATATATAGCGTCACTGCCGTTGGCTTTTAAAATTGCTAAGTTTTTTGATACAAGTATTGAAGAAATATTTAGTATAGAAGAGGATGATTAA
- a CDS encoding zinc ribbon domain-containing protein, whose amino-acid sequence MFSGEENKKRRVYSSKYALSSLCVCAKCGDIYRRIAWNNRGVRSVVWRCCTRWENGPSACDAPTVKEEELQSAIVKAINKVFSIPDEVLDTLNNNIREIIAGNNLSEIETVDKKIADKQAILLTLLKAKKDYTKIADEIDELKVKKQQLLIEKAGQEDAKRRIREMEDFLKSERHELSEYDEKLVRKYIKKIKVYEDKFSVTFKSEISVDIERAS is encoded by the coding sequence ATGTTTAGCGGTGAGGAGAATAAAAAAAGAAGAGTCTATTCCAGCAAGTACGCTTTATCCAGTCTATGTGTTTGTGCTAAATGCGGGGATATTTACAGAAGAATTGCTTGGAACAATCGAGGAGTACGTTCTGTTGTTTGGCGTTGTTGTACCAGATGGGAAAATGGTCCTAGTGCTTGTGATGCTCCGACAGTAAAAGAGGAAGAACTGCAGTCTGCCATAGTGAAAGCCATAAACAAGGTGTTTAGTATACCGGATGAAGTATTGGATACGTTGAATAACAATATTAGAGAAATTATCGCGGGCAACAACTTAAGCGAGATTGAAACGGTTGATAAAAAAATCGCAGACAAACAAGCGATACTACTAACCTTGCTTAAAGCTAAAAAAGACTACACGAAAATAGCTGATGAGATTGATGAACTTAAAGTTAAGAAACAGCAGCTTCTTATAGAAAAAGCAGGTCAAGAAGATGCTAAAAGACGAATCAGAGAAATGGAAGATTTTCTGAAAAGTGAGCGTCACGAGCTTAGTGAATATGATGAGAAGCTGGTAAGAAAGTACATCAAGAAAATAAAAGTTTACGAGGACAAGTTCAGCGTAACTTTTAAATCAGAGATTAGTGTGGATATTGAAAGGGCATCGTAA
- a CDS encoding conjugal transfer protein, producing MHSKKCSYTWSSLNPTGDNEFNVTYSVDQLITEGENTKTVHSAYIVSVYVDGSGNMVLVKNPTITNIPKKSSYKPKAIESEGTVDSITTNEINEFLTTFFKLYPTATASELSYYVNDGILKPIGKEYIFQELVNPIHNRKDNQVTVSLTVEYIDQQTKATQVSQFDLVLEKNGSNWKIIE from the coding sequence GTGCACTCAAAAAAGTGTAGCTATACTTGGAGTTCTCTCAATCCAACTGGCGACAATGAGTTTAATGTAACCTACAGTGTAGACCAGCTCATTACAGAGGGAGAAAATACAAAGACCGTCCACTCTGCTTATATAGTGAGTGTCTATGTAGATGGTTCTGGAAATATGGTACTGGTTAAGAATCCGACCATTACCAACATACCTAAGAAATCAAGTTATAAACCAAAAGCCATTGAAAGTGAGGGGACGGTTGATTCCATTACAACCAATGAAATCAATGAGTTTTTAACGACGTTCTTCAAGCTCTATCCTACAGCGACAGCCAGTGAACTTTCCTACTATGTGAATGACGGGATATTAAAACCAATCGGAAAAGAGTACATCTTTCAAGAACTGGTAAATCCTATTCACAATCGTAAGGATAATCAAGTCACGGTATCGCTGACAGTGGAGTATATCGACCAGCAGACCAAAGCAACGCAGGTATCTCAATTTGATTTGGTACTTGAAAAGAACGGGAGTAATTGGAAGATTATAGAATAA
- a CDS encoding tetracycline resistance determinant leader peptide produces MLCIPMVMHKNPSDKSIYHWDFYALLGF; encoded by the coding sequence ATGCTTTGTATACCTATGGTTATGCATAAAAATCCCAGTGATAAAAGTATTTATCACTGGGATTTTTATGCCCTTTTGGGTTTTTGA